A DNA window from Trichosurus vulpecula isolate mTriVul1 chromosome 2, mTriVul1.pri, whole genome shotgun sequence contains the following coding sequences:
- the LOC118835821 gene encoding noncompact myelin-associated protein has protein sequence MTTVAPLGGATFPGNETAMSTEDFLYKSSGAIVAGIVVGVIIIFTVVLILLKMYNRKMRMRRELEPKSPKPTSPASSTGPPGNNSVSQPTTVTFIPVDIHMENR, from the exons ATGACCACAGTGGCCCCACTGGGAGGTGCCACCTTCCCAGGAAATGAGACCGCGATGTCCACAGAAGACTTCCTCTATAAGA GTTCGGGAGCCATTGTAGCAGGCATTGTCGTTGgcgtcatcatcatcttcaccgtGGTGCTCATCTTGCTAAAAATGTACAACAG aaaaatgagaatgagacGGGAATTGGAACCCAAGAGCCCCAAGCCCACCTCCCCAGCATCTTCCACGGGCCCGCCCGGCAACAACAGCGTCAGCCAGCCCACCACCGTCACATTCATTCCTGTCGACATCCACATGGAGAATCGATGA